In Candidatus Hydrogenedentota bacterium, a single window of DNA contains:
- a CDS encoding DUF3592 domain-containing protein codes for MSLRKRHRWRKPGIAEVLFVLAVVVAMLPISYWWLRLNRPVWNNAPGSILSGKILSTHYNAERYDPKVRAQYQYLVGTVTFQGTFEGFWPEVGSPNALPPDRLEEITKPGHPLVVAYDPANPQRSVLHPLLEESQLKYFLLSVAGLLVGGAYCLIIYPAWRNH; via the coding sequence ATGTCGTTGCGAAAGAGGCACCGTTGGCGCAAGCCAGGGATCGCTGAGGTCCTTTTCGTCCTGGCGGTGGTGGTTGCCATGCTTCCTATCTCGTATTGGTGGCTAAGGCTTAACCGCCCTGTTTGGAACAACGCACCGGGAAGCATCCTCTCGGGAAAGATCCTCAGCACCCACTACAATGCGGAACGCTATGACCCGAAAGTGAGAGCCCAGTATCAGTATTTGGTCGGCACGGTCACCTTTCAAGGCACCTTCGAGGGGTTCTGGCCTGAGGTCGGCAGCCCCAATGCACTGCCGCCGGACCGTCTTGAGGAAATCACCAAGCCTGGCCACCCCCTCGTCGTCGCTTATGATCCTGCCAATCCACAACGCAGTGTGCTGCACCCCCTGTTGGAGGAGTCCCAGCTCAAGTACTTCCTTCTTTCGGTGGCAGGGCTGCTTGTAGGCGGCGCCTATTGCCTGATCATCTATCCCGCGTGGCGCAATCACTGA